Genomic window (Nicotiana sylvestris chromosome 7, ASM39365v2, whole genome shotgun sequence):
ctttcaacaaacctctctgcCATCTACTTGAACGGcatccgcaccatggctgtgacaggcaatcctcttgccgacttcaataacccgttgaaagactctgacacatttgtagtaAGAGTtacccatcgtctgccaccatccgcatgcaaagtccacttttcagggtcatgtcgtattaaccaacgataggctgcctTGTCTTCTTGCCTAATATATTCCAtgtgcctccggaatttatgctATTGGTGGTCtattgctgccatccacatcaaatcatgcagATCTTTGTTGGGATATGCCTTCTCAAAATTGGATTTAAGGTGCCTAACAAAGTAACGACGAtaggcataaggttcttgccatgtaggcaagttctccacagaacttaagaTACTACCATGCCAAtgagatattagacaaataccggaACGCTGTTTGATAAcgtgctctttcaagtggttcaaaaacagcgtccacttctcttggctttcattggcacaaatagcaaaaGATAATAGAAATATATGTCCATTAGCATCTATTACCACgtctatcaatagcttgatatcgtactttccaaaGACATGAGTGCCATATATGGATATTATGGACCGACAATgcaaaaaaccatcaattgctggtttaaacgcccagaacatgtaattgaatatatattctggtttaTCCGGAATCCACTctagcttccattcaacaaccgtCCCGAGGTTAAACTActgcagtgcagccatgtacctaggtagatctgcaaatgacttattccagttaccatagactatttcaaatgctcgtttgcgcccgagatatGCCCTTCTTTTAGTAATGTTATGGCCATGTTCCTAGTGgactgctgtaatgcactctttggttttataccttatggacgcttcgatgtgTGGAATAAGatcaagagaaatcaagtcaatatccaagttgaagtgattctcgtTGAATGTATCTATTTCggatgtgtgggtgggaatgtatttacccactttccacagacCTGTCTTCTTCTTGCTCGCACACAACATCCAATGACATGGCCAAAACTACCTGCAaaaaacaaccttgtatacaactggacttgactcccataccgtcatctcacgacactcttttacgttgtgcattttacaagccctgcttaggTGCGCTTTATCAGAAAAAAGCATGCCCTTTGCCAgtaccgttggtctagactcatcccacattgctatccgaatttcatcaaaatcccttgtgagaggttccacatccggcatacttggcaagttatcaaggtaaggaatctcccttgaatgaaacgacacttgggactcgtacactctttgTCTAGGGGGTGGAGCATACTCTCTCGTCAAATCACGTCCTTCCTTCTCATCCTGCTCATCACCATCCTTACGAGGAAAGGGTGTCTTGTCTCCAGATTCATCAACATTGTTGTCGTAATCactgttctcttcctcactctgtgcatccgCCAGATCCCGATTTAATACGCCGTCTTcaggcaattgagtgagtacatttggttcaacttgctcattttcactgcacaaccaacaaatAATAAGACACTGGATTTAATAAATACTTTCCATATAGctgtatcacttcacttacaagtcgtaatgtgatgaaattccatgatggacattttcaTTTAGGTGATGgctcccagatggaacaccatgatccaacacaccaaaactatGCTTGGGTTCATAATttataaaattcatatccggcatGTACCCCctgttaaatatatgagcgttaatacaaattcaatacaaaaaaaatgtgcATCGTAACACAAAGGACAATTGAagcttaccactcgtcttgtgaattatgtaaAGCAGGCggggataagtttaaatcaaggaaaactctttcatccggaactTGTCCGGAAAAAACTGCTCTAGAATagccacccgatgactgggggttatccgaAACATGTCCGGCAACCTCATtgtttggaacgtcttcgaccttgacGTACATATCCAACATTTTGATTACAAGATATTTCCggtattcatccggagtcctcataaaatccctcaaagtttcatcatcgtagaTGTTTAACTCTAAGTAAAAAGCAGCCCCTTGCGGAGTGatggaatacggatatcttccggttactttaagtatcactgaatgTTTCCTCACacccatttttttgcataacaacggtATCAATTTATCATACTCTATTGTAAGTGGTAATTTAACATGACCAtgtggagataaactatacctcacagagttattctctaTCACAacctccctcccccccccccccaatataatgaaactcttattctacgctcttcagataTTACGAAAACAATGCTTCAGAATTTAACAACAAGAAAAAATTGAACGGGAGTTAGAATTTTATATGAAAGAATTTTCCTAAAATCCTAAccactttatataggaaatggctagcccgGAATATGGAAATTTTTTGACGTATAGCGTTCTTTAATTACACGCTATACACAGTTAAATTATTGTTATATCAGTCAATTATTGGTGGGTCCATAATCAGGGTATAGCATTTTTTTGACGCTATATGTATAACGTATAAATACAAGACGTTATACCTTAACGACAAACGTTATCGTTAAGGTATAGCGTTTTGTAATTGCACGATATATATAGATATGTATTTTTTTAACACCTATTAACGTAATTTGAGTCAAAAAACAATATTTAGGTTCCGGATCCTTTATATAGCATGTGGAGTAAGGAGTTCCGGTCCGTTGGATCTCCTTGATCCAATGGTTGAGATGGAGAGGTCTCGAAATAGGGTCGTTTTGGCTTGGGGTGGGGCTGGACCGGGTTAGGGATTGGGCCTGGGCGGATAGGGTCGAAATTGTTTGGGTTGAATGGGATTTGGGCTTTGCATTTTGGTCCATTACACAACATCCCTGtttttaattctttcttcttttttttcttcttttcaattgtctttccctattttaattaattcaaacctaaattaaactcctaaaaataattaatttgaaaaaaatgaaattgaTCAACTACTAAAATATTTATGACaattaattactcctaaattaaaaggaaaattacaaatttaaaattaaaaggctAAAATGCAAAAGTAAACCAATTTctatgattttcattttttaataaaacaactaatttactaattaacctaaaaatttaaaaataaatcctaaatacaaatgcatggtatttttgacattttcatgatttttaacagAAACAAACATGCACAGtaatgcaaacaattagcacaaattctcgcaaaatcctataaaattgcaaataatgaaaaaaaattattttcttgaattttatgggagtaattcatatagggcaaaaatcacgtgctcacacttgtGATCCTTGTTATTCTAGAAGGCTAGGAATTGCACAATACATTGCtcacatcttgtgttttctttctttaaactaggtatgcttctgattaattttaagaatcaaaacctatgtgtttacttactgCTTTAGTTCATGTGGCCTGAGTCCATTCTTGCTTTTGTTTATTGCCTACCCAGCATGCCTAATACTGCCTATTCAAATTTGTAATTAGCATGTTTCCATTTTACTTGCATGTTTGCTATGTCTACATATGAAACTAAGCATGTTTGACTGACTTTTGTCTATATAGCATGCCTAGACACTGCCTTTGTGTGATTAGCATGACTTCACCTGTTAATACTTGCCTAGAACCTAAGTCTTTACATGTTCTGCCTCACTCCTGCTAAGTTAATTACTCTCCCTAGAATGGCTTCAACATGTTTTTGTTGTGATCTTTGCCGCATGACCTGCATTCTACCTACTAGTTCTATAGAACCCCCTCAGAACTCTATGTATCCTGTTGTCTGTGTGCTCCATTAAGGTGTACTCTATATGTTCCCAATCCATCTTCCCTTGTGTGAAATTTGCTTACCAAAGTTACTTCCTAAAGTTTGTTTGTTCTATGACCTGTGTTCTGACTGTAAAATTGTTTTTGTACACTTTCCTCAAACTATTTTATCACTAATGGTTTtcagaaatacttttcagtcCTAAGACCTTTCTATTAAACTCTTTCAAATTATCATGTACTTCcacttactcttagaatactaggtcatgcccctctgatatgtgtactgccttgagacccttgagatctctctgaataCTAGCATGTCAAGGccggcatttccacactgcacctaaattagtcattatttgagaaaggtctaggtgtgagcactacccgggatccttgaggtccttagggaactctgatacaCCTAGACATAGAATTGGCTatgaactttgggcatttgagactactggaggcttggaaatcatttgggcctacttcaggctccctatagattaatttctgttctatttatgtaatttttattcaattcattggtctataataattattgtaaacaaacagtagggtgattagtgaaaaaggaagggtagttatatattgtaaaattgggtagataccatgcctatatgatccatgttgattcaaatgtgtttgttagataacatgcctataggatctgctttggtttaaaatAAGTTCTATTTTCTTTACTTCCACACAattagaagccatgcctataagatctaaatcagcttttaataactagacatcatgcttataggagctaaaatcagctttaatagaaatcatgcctattagGGTTTCACTTTGGTTAAATGACTGTTGTTTGTTTCACCATATGctcaattagaaatcatgcctataggacttaaaacCAGCTTAGTTAGAAAATTATTTTAATTCATGTGTGTTTATTCTGAATTGGCTTAATTAACTAATCTGTCCACTTTTTAAATAAGTTTCAACGCTACCTTAAATAATattgctagaaagcatgcctataggatccagaCTGCCATCTAAAACTGTTTGCTGTTTAGTTACATTCTtaatcaataatagatatcatgctcctaggacatcactgttatactcctaggcaagcctgtagggcaaTTAAAATTCTGCAAACAATAAAACTGCGCCTTGTTATTTGAGACTGCTCACACTCAACAGTTTTAAAAGAATCAATAGGCAAGTAGGATTCATCTCGacactttggtcctaattcaatactgCATAATCTcggctcacctagatatcatgttctaaggttttctcttaaatacttgaaactgttgtttgagacgtgcacttacttgttatgtttgtggaggtaaatgtgagcctttaattgttccctctttaaatgcagtcctaattgttttgattggTGCCTAttcttttatcctttaaaaatcttaggatggtctagaactacctaaattagagttCCTAAATATCTCCAGGGCCatgaggaagggacgggtagtacacgcataggatatctttcaagattgctagaacgctttaggctatgatcAAGGGGAGAGAATTGGGTACTAAggaatatgatgactacgcgctaatgtcacgtgtagcccctcgttaatgagtgtttaccggacattgtgtgggtatgatcctgaaggctaaccaacctaggacccctctttcccaactctcgttgtttaaataaatttacttttctttatatatgtgcaacttgttcaaaccttttcccttGTTCCATTACGTTAATCATACATGTtcttagaatgtcaaaacatgccttttacttgcaagtacgtgttaaaactgtttacttgttaaaatgactaacatagtttaagttcggccgaGACCCATCGTTGTGGactgcgaggggtgcctaacacctttccctcaaggttatttcgagcccttaccctaaatctctggtaatgcaaattaGTCCATGAGTTAAGTGCtcaaggtgccctaacgcaccataatctgttaggtggaaactcttcaaatacccaattcccaaaaaggaaacgagttattccccccatgaatgtcgaaacccggacttccccatCAAAAAAGGGAGAAAAGGGGGGCGCGATAATCACCAACCTAGAAAGTGAGTTCTCCGGCTTCAACATCATAAAGAGCCTTActcgtagcaaggaaaggtctcccaacAATAGTCGGCACTTcataatcaacctcacaatctTGAATGACAAAATCCGTCGGAAGATTGAATTTATCAATATGAACCAAAACATCTTTGATCACTCCCTAAGCCCTCTTTATAGTAGgatcggccatttgcaatctcatagatgtgggtcttggttgcccaacTCCCAAAATCTTGAAAACCGAATAGGGCATCAACTTGATACTTGCCTCAAGGTTAAAAAGAGCTTTAGCAAACTCGGCACTTTTAATTGTACAAGGAATCGTGAAAGCGTTGGGATCCTCCAACTtaggggccattgaatgcacaattGGACTTAGTTGATGAGTGACTTTGATGGTCTCAAAAATCATTGACCGCTTCTTTGTTACAAGATCCTTCATAAATTTTGCATAACTGGTAATTTGTTCCAAAGCTTTAACTAATGGCAAATTGATTGAGAGACTCTTCATTATTTGAATGAACTTATTGAATTGATTCTCACCATTTTGCTTGGTAAGTCTTTGAGGGTATCGAGATGGAGGCTTAGGAaatggtgccttagccttttgcCCTACCGGCTCTGATATGTAAATAATGTGTTCCCTAGATGAGTTAACCTCCTCTTGAGTCTCTTCCACACTATAATCGATATCAATACGAGATTCATCTTAGGTTGCATCACATTTTTTGAGATCTCTTCTTCTTGCATCACTTGATCATCATCAACAACTTGCCTTTCACTTGAGGTGGGTGCAATCCTgcctcttccacttcttgtgATAACTGCCATGGAATACCCCATGTTGTTATCACCCTTTGGGTTtaccaccgtatcacttggtagtgcccccttagggcgagaATTTAAAGCTTGAGAGATTTTCCCCATTTGGGCTACTAGGTTGCGGATTGATGTGTTGTGTGAGACAAGTTGGGCATACGAATCGTCATTCTTTTCCATCATTTACTTGAACAAATTTTCAATACACCCTATCTAATTTTTTGGAGAACTTGAACCATGGAAGAATAAGTAGGTGGGTTGCTTGGtcgttgatacattgggggcctttaaaacccgacccccggttgCCTTGATTGTTATTCCATCTTCCTTGATTGTTACATCCCCAATTTCCTTGGTCGTTTCCACTATGATTTCCTTGATTATTGTTTTTACATCAATTCCCTTGATTGTTGCCtccactccaatttccttgattgctaGAATTTCAATTGCTTTGATTTTTTtgaggtctccattgttgttgtctTGGGCCTTGGaagttgtttctttgcccttgaaaatattcacatattgcacttcaTCTTCTTGTTCATTATAGGAATCATCTTGCTCAAAACTACCATCTTCTTGCACATAATTCTCCACTCGATTTTGCATTTGTGGACCCTTGGTCGTCCTCTTGTTCACCATCATATTCACTTCTTCCATAGCATTGACTTGCTTCGTAGTTTGTACTTGATTTAGTTGGTCCTTTGCTAGTTGAGTCATTATATTGTCAATTCGGCAATGGCTTGCCCATGGTCTTGCAATTCCTTGTGAAGGTGGATCATATTCGTGTCACCTTGTGGAACATTAGCCCGGGATTGCCTAGATGATGACATATCCGCCATCTCATCAAAAATCTTACACGCCTCCACATAAGGCATAGTCATAAAGTTCCCACCGACAGTTGATTCACTACACATTGGTCGGTTGTGTTAATCCCAcgatagaaggtttgttggatcttGTTTTTCGTCATATTGTTTTTGGGACATTTCTTAATCATTGTTCTATAGCACTCCCTTATCTCGTATAGTGGTTCATTTGGCACTTGCTTGAATGCCAAAATCTCATCTCGAAGTATAGCCATGTGTTCGGGAGAGAAGAACTTAGCAATGAACTtttctgccaactcatcccaagtgtgaATTTAATGGTTCGGCAATCGTTCCAACCAATCTAAAGCTTTCCCCCGTAGAGAGAAGGCAAAAAGCTTTAGCCTCAATGTATCCTCAGAAACATTTGTTGCTTTCTCTCCAACAAGTTGTCCAAGAACCCCTTCAAATGTTTATAAGCATTTTGTGTTTGAGAACCGATGAAGAAACCCCATTGCTCAACCAAAGTGAGAACCACATTGGGGATTTAGAAGTTGCCCGTCCTAATACGGGGAGGGACTATTTCACTAGCATAACCTTAGTTGAGcccaatcacaaacaaacatTAAATCAATTatccataaggtttacacacgaGGGTTGGGTAACAACCCTAGTAAGAATCTAGCTATTCAtaataagaattgaagaaaataaagaagaaatgctaattaaactcataatctaagattaaaatgataaaatataATGTTTAAACACTAAAATAGTCACAAACTTCCTAAAATGGCAAAATGTAACGGCTACAGTAGCTCAATCTTTGAAGCTTGACCTAAAATGTGAAACTCATCTATTTATAGTGGCCAAAAATTcgctgacaaaaatgcccctcggaagattctgtggccgcacaattccatgtgcggccCGCAGATTTATTTAGTTACAAGATCTTGGATTCTACAGTCGCACAATTCTGGATTGCGTCTGTGAAGCAATTCTACGACCAGCCTTCAGCAAGGCTTCAGGTCTTGGTCTTTTGCACACTCTCTAAACTTTGAATCATTTGTCAGTGCAGACCTTGTTCTGCGGATGCACAATTCATGTGCGGTTCACACATTGGCCAAATTCCTTCTGGGCTCTTTCACTTTATCTGCAACCACATATTGAATTCTGCAGTCAGCACTTTCTTTTGCGGCCGTAGAAATCCTTTTGTGGACCACACTTCTGTAGTTCTGCGCCTTTTCTTGTCTTGTTATTCGAAACACTACTTTTTGTGTCGGATTTCATCATGGGAGATCAAACTTCCAACATTCCTGCAATTTGCACTTTCATTAGTTTCAGAAACATAAATCAGTACTTTATAACTACAACAAAAGCAAAAAGGTgttaataagtagtcaaaatccccattTATTAGGCAGCAGCTTCTGAGGGGGAGCAGCTcaggctcgagaggtacaagaagtaccaccctcctgCTTTCAGCAGGTTGGCTTCAGAGGATGCCCAggttttcttgaggagtgccatgataactagggattttgatacattttatactcctttttgcttatgttttgattagaaatttgtacaaaatagtcctaaaaggcgcacatgttgtgcttgattgcatgtttgatcaataaagtgacaagatgtcaaagatcagctcaaaaaggagtgaaactttcACAAGTACAAAGACATGACAAAGCTCAGACAAGACAGGCCTAATACGGCCGcccaccattctgtgcggtccgcacaagtgaggttcaaaGAGGTTGACTTCCAGGCCAacaagcaatgcggccgcatgagatTTAATGCGGTCCACATTGGAGTCACTGCGGCCTCACTCGATTTAGTGTGGTCTTCAGAACCAAGGATCAGAGAAGTGCCAGTTTGGAGATTAAAGCCAATGCGGTctgcgctccatttcatgcggaccgcactagaagccaccgcggttgcactcgattctgtgcggtccgcattgcccgagttcaAAGAGTTGGattttcaagttcagagccctagtgcggccgcacgtgattttgtgcggtccgcactagccctacaggggtatttttgtccatattttttcagcttagtataaatagctttttttcccatttttaggtcatcaaatAGATTTTGACTGAGCTGCGCTCGTGTCTTCGATAGTTTTGGCTATTTTGagcaattttagcttcatttcaacattgaatcttctagtttatcttagcaattaattaatatgagtttttcttcatctatttctttgttttcttcttcaattatgagtagctagacccgtaagctagggttgtggctcaactagtcgggtggagggcctctagatctggtgtgatatgctgatgatacaagtatgagtgaaccaaccttaggggatgagaacaagaaataaagaaaactgaaaaggtaaacaagtcagtaatgattctgaaatgtttgcaatttttaaacacatattgcgagaacgtaaatttgtgtcctaatttgggagcctcgttgtgcccgaggtaggcctagcgacaaataaattcggagaaatttagtgccaataattgcctcatttcattaaagtAAAAGTAAACGAATCAAAATGAAACTAAATAAGATAGTATCACTAATGgctcttggccttattacatttgaaaggaaagcaaataaatctaatctacttggtaccagaaggaccctctccagactaGATGCTCTTGTCGATTAATTCTCCCATCTCGCGTAGGTTCAGCAGCAGGAATGCCCTTGCAAGATTCCCTCCTTCGTtcccttcagcgttctggcagtcagtgaccctttttctcatcttcccttccaacTTCATTAAACTGTATTCCAGGTATTCCAGCCTCCCGCTGGATTTAACAGCTCTTTCTTTCCATTCGTTAATCATCTCCATATCAGCCTTGTGCAGTTCCATATGCTCGgcttcagactctcgaactcttttccgcatcttgttgtacttcacctctgcTTCAGCAACATCGTCTATAACCTTGTTTCCTAGCCTGGCCCTTGGCTCAACGACCCCAATtatgttgtcctccaaccataATAGGTAAAAGTATGAGTGGCCTGCGTGATATAGGTCTGGCTCAatagtatccttctccacaatGATCTTCAAGGTCCACATGTGTTGCACTTCATTCTTATACCGGATGGCATCACCTTGGAAATTAGCTCTGAAGTGACACATTTTGGCGGCCTGTGGTATGATTTGTCTCCTTCCTGCTTGTCTCATAACCGTGagaggagcataagggtatatgcccctcaacCTGATCAACACCAAGTGCAGAAAATCCCTAGATATGATGATGAAttcatcggtagggaaccactcaaacatccactAGACTTGATCCTCagtcaaatttttgaaaagttgtaCCCATCCTGCAGCAtcctctggctgagcaaacatgtctggaatatagttcattcttttgggatgatggaaggctatgtgatcattccacgaccttcgcaaaaattcttgacggtattgtcccttttggagatgttccaacaaccagacttgtagcagcaagttgcaaccctcgaagaacctGAACCCCTTCTAACATCGCTCcaaagcccggtacatgtctgcaACAATCATAGGGACGATAGTGTATGTCTCCCTCTAAATCCTatccatcagagttttggtcatcatggccaacctagtatggatcctatccccttggattgggaataccagcatgcccaagaaacacatgATAAATAtgaagaccctacgatgaatccaATCTAAAaaagtgattgagaactcatcatcaaaaaggtGGTAAGAACTGctgtgaccgtatctttcataaaggaactcaaaaggtatgtaggagtcctttaggCATTTAAAttgtcattcttcttcagccctaCCATCTTCAGAAATTCCCTAGCAGTGTGATTTTCAGGTGCCAATAGATTAGGACTATCCCAAGGTAACCAACAAATCCTCCTATCTCTTCTAGAAGGGATGTCATTTATATGTTACCAAAAcggaacacagccctttccttgtcccaaaatatagttgcagcctcgatcaacattttgttgagCTGAAGGTCCATCAAAGAGGGAAAGTTTCCTTAGACTCATTTCACAtggttttggtcacatgaaggaagatccctccaccaatctagaaaAGGTGAGGGTGTACTAACAATACCAAATTTGGGGAACTCGTCCTCATTTTCTAATAAAACAAAGAGAGTtaagccctttccccctccaagTTTGTCTATTTAgacagtaatgattagcatatcgacacttatttctccaaattaatgcacataattgTGGTTACGTCCGTTTGAATTATggaaaaacccgatggactttagacaaggcttgtcttaaagggtcattatgtggacaatatattaacccggctaggtttgaccatgatgcatgtacaatttaatcagagtaaggttgctatagaggtctagaccgGGACCCTCAAAaggacaacttgagggggggaaggcatggaaccgtcgaacacaccgctgatcgactagttttaccgcaaatacgcctttccgaagttaaagggtgatatataggaagaacggaaacactcatcaagcgttgctatataATAAATTACgcatgagtggagtatgatgttgagcatgatttatgaagCAATAAATAGAaggttgtcaagtatttgcacgtaaaataataataaatatagtatttaaataattgaagagacagtaacagaaaaagaaaacaaggagacaagtcagttttaggaaaagaaatc
Coding sequences:
- the LOC138873160 gene encoding uncharacterized protein; amino-acid sequence: MGKISQALNSRPKGALPSDTVVNPKGDNNMGYSMAVITRSGRGRIAPTSSESVEETQEEVNSSREHIIYISEPVGQKAKAPFPKPPSRYPQRLTKQNGENQFNKFIQIMKSLSINLPLVKALEQITSYAKFMKDLVTKKRSMIFETIKVTHQLSPIVHSMAPKLEDPNAFTIPCTIKSAEFAKALFNLEASIKLMPYSVFKILGVGQPRPTSMRLQMADPTIKRA